A section of the Amblyomma americanum isolate KBUSLIRL-KWMA chromosome 2, ASM5285725v1, whole genome shotgun sequence genome encodes:
- the LOC144120830 gene encoding acetyl-coenzyme A transporter 1 isoform X1 — MPPASRRLQSNMEARKRPFSGHQGSSEDSTVARDKNPLLEDGRSSGDGHPHDKRQLGGVREEWRSIALLLFLYVLQGIPLGLGSAVPLLLQNRHVSYKEQALFSFVSWPFSVKLLWAPIVDSLYSNRFGRRKSWLVPTQYAIGLSFFWLSSHVRGLLGDEEGSTTEPSILVLTVIFFALNFLAATQDIAVDGWALTMLSRRHVGYASTCNSVGQTAGYFLGNVVFLALESADFCNRYLRSAPHKDGIVTLDGFLYFWGIVFMVTTTLVALLKHERDASAAEDVTDGHPDLGVAQTYKMALRIFHLPSVQILCVFLLTCKVGFAAADSVTGLKLLEAGVHRENLALLAIPMVPIQILLPLIISKHTAGRSPLDIFLKAYAPRLLLGLVFMLVLKWTYLVKNPDGTFPFYYYAVIVLVYAVHQVTVYCIFVSLMAFFARVSDPAIGGTYMTLLNTICNLGGNWPATTALWMVDSLTFKSCVGASQGWPLCSSKEDLETCTSQGGTCKTSIDGYNIEMVLCILLGFLWLLYARRRAHWLQSLPQSAWKCT, encoded by the exons ATGCCTCCTGCTTCCAGACG CCTGCAGAGTAACATGGAGGCTCGCAAGCGTCCTTTCTCTGGACACCAAGGCTCCTCTGAAGACAGCACTGTGGCCCGAGACAAGAATCCGCTGCTCGAGGATGGCCGATCGTCCGGGGATGGCCATCCTCACGACAAAAGACAGCTGGGAGGTGTGCGTGAGGAGTGGCGCAGTATTGCGCTCTTGTTGTTCCTGTACGTGCTGCAGGGCATCCCCTTGGGTCTCGGTTCAGCTGTACCACTGCTGCTCCAGAACAGGCACGTCAGCTACAAG GAACAAGCCCTGTTCAGCTTTGTCTCGTGGCCCTTCAGTGTGAAGCTTCTGTGGGCACCCATCGTCGACTCTCTTTACTCCAACCGCTTTGGGCGGCGCAAGTCATGGCTGGTGCCCACACAGTATGCCATTGGCCTGTCCTTTTTCTGGCTGTCATCGCACGTGCGGGGCCTACTTGGTGACGAAGAAGGCAGCACAACAGAACCAAGCATCCTGGTGCTGACAGTCATCTTTTTTGCCCTCAACTTCCTGGCAGCTACTCAGGACATCGCTGTGGATGGCTGGGCTCTTACAATGCTCTCGAG GAGGCACGTTGGCTATGCTTCTACGTGTAACTCAGTGGGGCAAACGGCCGGCTACTTCTTGGGCAATGTCGTCTTCTTGGCCCTTGAGTCGGCTGACTTTTGCAACCGCTACCTCAGGTCTGCTCCTCACAAGGATGGCATCGTCACCCTTGATG GGTTCCTGTATTTTTGGGGCATCGTGTTCATGGTGACAACCACCCTGGTTGCCCTGCTCAAGCACGAGCGAGACGCCAGTGCTGCGGAAGATGTCACTGACGGCCACCCCGATTTGGGTGTCGCCCAGACGTACAAGATGGCTTTGCGCATCTTCCACCTTCCCAGTGTCCAGATCTTGTGTGTCTTTTTGCTGACATGCAAG GTGGGGTTTGCAGCAGCTGACAGCGTGACGGGATTAAAGCTCCTCGAGGCCGGCGTGCACCGGGAGAACTTGGCCCTGCTGGCGATCCCCATGGTGCCCATACAGATTCTGCTGCCGCTCATCATAAGCAAGCACACGGCCGGCCGCAGCCCTCTGGACATCTTTCTCAAGGCCTATGCGCCCAG GCTGTTACTTGGCCTGGTGTTTATGCTCGTTCTCAAGTGGACATACCTCGTCAAGAATCCTGATGGCACATTCCCATTCTACTACTATGCAGTCATTGTTCTTGTCTACGCTGTGCACCAG GTTACGGTGTACTGCATCTTTGTATCCCTGATGGCGTTCTTTGCGAGGGTGAGTGACCCCGCGATAGGGGGAACCTACATGACACTGCTCAACACGATATGCAACCTGGGTGGCAACTGGCCTGCGACCACTGCGCTCTGGATGGTGGACAGCCTAACCTTCAAAAGCTGTGTCGGTGCATCACAAGGCTGGCCTTTGTGCTCCTCCAAGGAAGACCTGGAG ACATGCACCAGTCAAGGGGGCACCTGCAAGACCTCCATAGACGGCTACAACATTGAGATGGTGCTCTGCATTCTGCTTGGTTTCCTGTGGCTTCTGTACGCCCGGCGGCGGGCGCACTGGCTGCAATCTCTGCCACAATCAGCTTGGAAGTGCACTTGA
- the LOC144120830 gene encoding acetyl-coenzyme A transporter 1 isoform X2 produces MEARKRPFSGHQGSSEDSTVARDKNPLLEDGRSSGDGHPHDKRQLGGVREEWRSIALLLFLYVLQGIPLGLGSAVPLLLQNRHVSYKEQALFSFVSWPFSVKLLWAPIVDSLYSNRFGRRKSWLVPTQYAIGLSFFWLSSHVRGLLGDEEGSTTEPSILVLTVIFFALNFLAATQDIAVDGWALTMLSRRHVGYASTCNSVGQTAGYFLGNVVFLALESADFCNRYLRSAPHKDGIVTLDGFLYFWGIVFMVTTTLVALLKHERDASAAEDVTDGHPDLGVAQTYKMALRIFHLPSVQILCVFLLTCKVGFAAADSVTGLKLLEAGVHRENLALLAIPMVPIQILLPLIISKHTAGRSPLDIFLKAYAPRLLLGLVFMLVLKWTYLVKNPDGTFPFYYYAVIVLVYAVHQVTVYCIFVSLMAFFARVSDPAIGGTYMTLLNTICNLGGNWPATTALWMVDSLTFKSCVGASQGWPLCSSKEDLETCTSQGGTCKTSIDGYNIEMVLCILLGFLWLLYARRRAHWLQSLPQSAWKCT; encoded by the exons ATGGAGGCTCGCAAGCGTCCTTTCTCTGGACACCAAGGCTCCTCTGAAGACAGCACTGTGGCCCGAGACAAGAATCCGCTGCTCGAGGATGGCCGATCGTCCGGGGATGGCCATCCTCACGACAAAAGACAGCTGGGAGGTGTGCGTGAGGAGTGGCGCAGTATTGCGCTCTTGTTGTTCCTGTACGTGCTGCAGGGCATCCCCTTGGGTCTCGGTTCAGCTGTACCACTGCTGCTCCAGAACAGGCACGTCAGCTACAAG GAACAAGCCCTGTTCAGCTTTGTCTCGTGGCCCTTCAGTGTGAAGCTTCTGTGGGCACCCATCGTCGACTCTCTTTACTCCAACCGCTTTGGGCGGCGCAAGTCATGGCTGGTGCCCACACAGTATGCCATTGGCCTGTCCTTTTTCTGGCTGTCATCGCACGTGCGGGGCCTACTTGGTGACGAAGAAGGCAGCACAACAGAACCAAGCATCCTGGTGCTGACAGTCATCTTTTTTGCCCTCAACTTCCTGGCAGCTACTCAGGACATCGCTGTGGATGGCTGGGCTCTTACAATGCTCTCGAG GAGGCACGTTGGCTATGCTTCTACGTGTAACTCAGTGGGGCAAACGGCCGGCTACTTCTTGGGCAATGTCGTCTTCTTGGCCCTTGAGTCGGCTGACTTTTGCAACCGCTACCTCAGGTCTGCTCCTCACAAGGATGGCATCGTCACCCTTGATG GGTTCCTGTATTTTTGGGGCATCGTGTTCATGGTGACAACCACCCTGGTTGCCCTGCTCAAGCACGAGCGAGACGCCAGTGCTGCGGAAGATGTCACTGACGGCCACCCCGATTTGGGTGTCGCCCAGACGTACAAGATGGCTTTGCGCATCTTCCACCTTCCCAGTGTCCAGATCTTGTGTGTCTTTTTGCTGACATGCAAG GTGGGGTTTGCAGCAGCTGACAGCGTGACGGGATTAAAGCTCCTCGAGGCCGGCGTGCACCGGGAGAACTTGGCCCTGCTGGCGATCCCCATGGTGCCCATACAGATTCTGCTGCCGCTCATCATAAGCAAGCACACGGCCGGCCGCAGCCCTCTGGACATCTTTCTCAAGGCCTATGCGCCCAG GCTGTTACTTGGCCTGGTGTTTATGCTCGTTCTCAAGTGGACATACCTCGTCAAGAATCCTGATGGCACATTCCCATTCTACTACTATGCAGTCATTGTTCTTGTCTACGCTGTGCACCAG GTTACGGTGTACTGCATCTTTGTATCCCTGATGGCGTTCTTTGCGAGGGTGAGTGACCCCGCGATAGGGGGAACCTACATGACACTGCTCAACACGATATGCAACCTGGGTGGCAACTGGCCTGCGACCACTGCGCTCTGGATGGTGGACAGCCTAACCTTCAAAAGCTGTGTCGGTGCATCACAAGGCTGGCCTTTGTGCTCCTCCAAGGAAGACCTGGAG ACATGCACCAGTCAAGGGGGCACCTGCAAGACCTCCATAGACGGCTACAACATTGAGATGGTGCTCTGCATTCTGCTTGGTTTCCTGTGGCTTCTGTACGCCCGGCGGCGGGCGCACTGGCTGCAATCTCTGCCACAATCAGCTTGGAAGTGCACTTGA